Proteins co-encoded in one Medicago truncatula cultivar Jemalong A17 chromosome 8, MtrunA17r5.0-ANR, whole genome shotgun sequence genomic window:
- the LOC112417256 gene encoding uncharacterized protein — protein MLLLDVFENRTHVQVLSVADNVWKTIPDFPAVPLPNIYTGQGGSDGVYLNGRLNWLAIQDRPVSVDVDVWEDIEAKEFVIVSLDVETESYTQLMSPCAFDEMSSIKPPSLCILKDSLCFSHDYRRTEFIIWQMETFGVEEPWTQLLKISYQTLRTRFHDFADLKNCQLLPLHLSDHNDTLILANNQEQRAILYNLRDNTAKRTRIIDPIQWFSAKVFVESLVSII, from the coding sequence atgttattgttggatgtATTTGAAAATAGAACTCATGTGCAAGTTTTAAGTGTGGCAGACAATGTTTGGAAAACTATTCCAGATTTTCCCGCGGTTCCTCTTCCTAATATATATACCGGTCAGGGTGGGAGTGATGGTGTGTATTTGAATGGTCGTCTTAATTGGTTGGCCATTCAAGATCGTCCCGTtagtgttgatgttgatgtttggGAGGATATTGAGGCTAAGGAATTTGTCATTGTTTCACTTGATGTGGAAACAGAGTCATACACACAGTTGATGTCTCCCTGTGCTTTTGATGAAATGTCATCTATTAAGCCACCATCTTTATGTATATTGAAAGAttccttgtgtttttctcatgaTTATAGAAGAACCGAATTCATTATATGGCAGATGGAAACATTTGGAGTTGAAGAGCCATGGACTCAACTCCTTAAAATTAGTTACCAAACTCTTCGAACTAGATTTCATGATTTTGCTGACttgaaaaattgtcaattgtTGCCATTGCACCTTTCTGATCACAACGATACACTAATATTGGCTAATAATCAAGAACAACGGGCAATTCTATATAATTTGAGGGATAATACAGCAAAGAGGACTAGAATTATCGATCCAATACAATGGTTCTCTGCCAAGGTTTTTGTTGAAAGCTTGGTTTCTATCATTTAG
- the LOC25501450 gene encoding anthranilate phosphoribosyltransferase isoform X3: MGAFFAAMTIRANAFPEATQWSEGEMRAMKTFWPLLVRVLPPDIVFIADPEGLMMGLGSSIGPQFVGNGTSEMRLVGALREVLAGGHLGFEEVQGVLKEVLPFQEEGEKPHGASEALLAAFLIGQRMNRETDRELKAYCLAFDEEFGPPPIADVKSLTHYGEPYDGNTRFFRSTLFVAAVRSCYGESCLLHGVDWMPPKGGITEEQMLKFMGANISLSPFNAKKLLEDEEVGFAYVSQREARPSLYSLIGIREHIKKRPPLATTEKVQQYVKASGKEAIVTGFYHGGYEESLLMLMKRRGVHSGLVVKGEEGALSMTTRLRSSMTKGIPVNYCSGFRSLDISSTSEPGGVTRQGFSLEVNAKDYGFQPTDTPRTDRSVSRNIELGLAALSGEKGPAYDRIVLNAGMVDHLLGAEGAEDISTALDRARDAIDSGNALKRLLNYIKLSHKVS, from the exons ATGGGAGCATTTTTTGCAGCGATGACGATTCGTGCGAATGCCTTTCCAGAGGCAACACAATGGAGTGAAGGGGAAATGCGTGCAATGAAGACGTTCTGGCCACTTCTAGTTAGAGTGCTTCCACCTGACATAGTGTTTATAGCTGACCCTGAAGGATTGATGATGGGTTTGGGAAGTTCGATTGGACCGCAGTTTGTTGGCAATGGCACTAGCGAAATGAGATTGGTTGGTGCTCTTAGGGAGGTGTTGGCTGGTGGCCATCTAGGATTTGAGGAAGTCCAAGGTGTGTTGAAGGAAGTTCTTCCCTTCCAAGAAGAGGGTGAAAAGCCTCATGGAGCAAGTGAGGCTTTGCTTGCGGCATTTTTAATTGGTCAGCGCATGAATCGGGAAACTGATCGCGAGTTAAAAGCATATTGCCTCGCATTTGATGAGGAATTTG GCCCCCCTCCTATTGCCGATGTCAAATCGCTGACCCATTACGGTGAACCATATGATGGAAATACTCGCTTCTTCAGGAGTACATTATTTGTTGCTGCAGTTAGATCTTGCTATGGAGAGTCTTGCTTGCTTCATGGTGTAGATTGGATGCCACCTAAG GGAGGTATAACTGAAGAGCAGATGTTGAAGTTTATGGGGGCAAATATAAGCTTATCCCCATTCAACGCCAAGAAACTTCTTGAG gaTGAAGAAGTTGGTTTTGCTTATGTAAGTCAGCGTGAAGCTCGCCCGTCTCT ATACTCTTTAATTGGGATAAGGGAGCATATAAAGAAGCGCCCTCCACTTGCAACAACTGAAAAGGTTCAGCAATATGTAAAG GCAAGTGGTAAGGAAGCTATTGTTACTGGATTTTATCATGGAGGTTACGAAGAGTCATTGTTAATGCTCATGAAAAGAAGGGGTGTACATTCTGGTTTGGTAGTGAAG GGAGAGGAAGGAGCCCTCTCGATGACTACAAGATTGCGATCAAGCATGACAAAGGGAATTCCGGTGAATTACTGTTCAGGGTTTCGTTCACTTGATATTTCATCCACATCTGAACCTGGCG GAGTTACGCGTCAAGGATTTAGTCTTGAGGTCAATGCCAAGGATTATGGTTTCCAACCCACAGACACACCAAGAACTGATAGATCC GTCTCTAGGAACATTGAATTGGGTTTAGCAGCTCTAAGTGGAGAAAAAGGACCAGCATATGATCGGATTGTCTTGAATGCTGGAATGGTGGATCACTTACTTGGTGCTGAAGGTGCAGAAGATATATCCACAGCCCTGGATAGAGCTAGAGATGCCATTGACAGTGGTAATGCACTGAAACGGCTTTTAAACTATATCAAGCTCTCCCACAAAGTTAGTTGA
- the LOC25501450 gene encoding anthranilate phosphoribosyltransferase isoform X2, which produces MKSLLLNPKPINSIIFPSKTQNSPRFNPHPFPNLHIQSRHRWIRRRNLSTAVKAVLDSATVEQFGIPEFDFRNPSLSSSYRSSKLTRPNQTVLDAQTRVCTGPTQTKPLDEEQAFKVFDTILRSARGEIKDEEEVSKAQMGAFFAAMTIRANAFPEATQWSEGEMRAMKTFWPLLVRVLPPDIVFIADPEGLMMGLGSSIGPQFVGNGTSEMRLVGALREVLAGGHLGFEEVQGVLKEVLPFQEEGEKPHGASEALLAAFLIGQRMNRETDRELKAYCLAFDEEFGPPPIADVKSLTHYGEPYDGNTRFFRSTLFVAAVRSCYGESCLLHGVDWMPPKGGITEEQMLKFMGANISLSPFNAKKLLEDEEVGFAYVSQREARPSLYSLIGIREHIKKRPPLATTEKVQQYVKGEEGALSMTTRLRSSMTKGIPVNYCSGFRSLDISSTSEPGGVTRQGFSLEVNAKDYGFQPTDTPRTDRSVSRNIELGLAALSGEKGPAYDRIVLNAGMVDHLLGAEGAEDISTALDRARDAIDSGNALKRLLNYIKLSHKVS; this is translated from the exons ATGAAATCTTTATTACTAAATCCAAAACCcattaattcaattatttttccatcaaaaactcaaaattcaCCACGCTTTAATCCTCATCCATTCCCTAACCTCCATATCCAATCTCGCCACAGGTGGATTCGCCGAAGAAACCTTTCAACGGCGGTGAAGGCGGTGTTGGATTCAGCAACCGTCGAGCAATTCGGAATTCCGGAATTCGACTTTCGGAATCCTTCGTTGTCGTCTTCGTATCGGAGTTCGAAATTGACTAGGCCGAATCAAACTGTGTTGGATGCTCAAACCAGGGTTTGTACTGGTCCAACGCAAACCAAACCGCTTGATGAAGAACAAGCCTTCAAGGTGTTTGATACAATTCTTAGATcag CTAGGGGAGAAATTAAGGATGAGGAAGAAGTTTCCAAAGCACAAATGGGAGCATTTTTTGCAGCGATGACGATTCGTGCGAATGCCTTTCCAGAGGCAACACAATGGAGTGAAGGGGAAATGCGTGCAATGAAGACGTTCTGGCCACTTCTAGTTAGAGTGCTTCCACCTGACATAGTGTTTATAGCTGACCCTGAAGGATTGATGATGGGTTTGGGAAGTTCGATTGGACCGCAGTTTGTTGGCAATGGCACTAGCGAAATGAGATTGGTTGGTGCTCTTAGGGAGGTGTTGGCTGGTGGCCATCTAGGATTTGAGGAAGTCCAAGGTGTGTTGAAGGAAGTTCTTCCCTTCCAAGAAGAGGGTGAAAAGCCTCATGGAGCAAGTGAGGCTTTGCTTGCGGCATTTTTAATTGGTCAGCGCATGAATCGGGAAACTGATCGCGAGTTAAAAGCATATTGCCTCGCATTTGATGAGGAATTTG GCCCCCCTCCTATTGCCGATGTCAAATCGCTGACCCATTACGGTGAACCATATGATGGAAATACTCGCTTCTTCAGGAGTACATTATTTGTTGCTGCAGTTAGATCTTGCTATGGAGAGTCTTGCTTGCTTCATGGTGTAGATTGGATGCCACCTAAG GGAGGTATAACTGAAGAGCAGATGTTGAAGTTTATGGGGGCAAATATAAGCTTATCCCCATTCAACGCCAAGAAACTTCTTGAG gaTGAAGAAGTTGGTTTTGCTTATGTAAGTCAGCGTGAAGCTCGCCCGTCTCT ATACTCTTTAATTGGGATAAGGGAGCATATAAAGAAGCGCCCTCCACTTGCAACAACTGAAAAGGTTCAGCAATATGTAAAG GGAGAGGAAGGAGCCCTCTCGATGACTACAAGATTGCGATCAAGCATGACAAAGGGAATTCCGGTGAATTACTGTTCAGGGTTTCGTTCACTTGATATTTCATCCACATCTGAACCTGGCG GAGTTACGCGTCAAGGATTTAGTCTTGAGGTCAATGCCAAGGATTATGGTTTCCAACCCACAGACACACCAAGAACTGATAGATCC GTCTCTAGGAACATTGAATTGGGTTTAGCAGCTCTAAGTGGAGAAAAAGGACCAGCATATGATCGGATTGTCTTGAATGCTGGAATGGTGGATCACTTACTTGGTGCTGAAGGTGCAGAAGATATATCCACAGCCCTGGATAGAGCTAGAGATGCCATTGACAGTGGTAATGCACTGAAACGGCTTTTAAACTATATCAAGCTCTCCCACAAAGTTAGTTGA
- the LOC25501450 gene encoding anthranilate phosphoribosyltransferase isoform X1 — protein MKSLLLNPKPINSIIFPSKTQNSPRFNPHPFPNLHIQSRHRWIRRRNLSTAVKAVLDSATVEQFGIPEFDFRNPSLSSSYRSSKLTRPNQTVLDAQTRVCTGPTQTKPLDEEQAFKVFDTILRSARGEIKDEEEVSKAQMGAFFAAMTIRANAFPEATQWSEGEMRAMKTFWPLLVRVLPPDIVFIADPEGLMMGLGSSIGPQFVGNGTSEMRLVGALREVLAGGHLGFEEVQGVLKEVLPFQEEGEKPHGASEALLAAFLIGQRMNRETDRELKAYCLAFDEEFGPPPIADVKSLTHYGEPYDGNTRFFRSTLFVAAVRSCYGESCLLHGVDWMPPKGGITEEQMLKFMGANISLSPFNAKKLLEDEEVGFAYVSQREARPSLYSLIGIREHIKKRPPLATTEKVQQYVKASGKEAIVTGFYHGGYEESLLMLMKRRGVHSGLVVKGEEGALSMTTRLRSSMTKGIPVNYCSGFRSLDISSTSEPGGVTRQGFSLEVNAKDYGFQPTDTPRTDRSVSRNIELGLAALSGEKGPAYDRIVLNAGMVDHLLGAEGAEDISTALDRARDAIDSGNALKRLLNYIKLSHKVS, from the exons ATGAAATCTTTATTACTAAATCCAAAACCcattaattcaattatttttccatcaaaaactcaaaattcaCCACGCTTTAATCCTCATCCATTCCCTAACCTCCATATCCAATCTCGCCACAGGTGGATTCGCCGAAGAAACCTTTCAACGGCGGTGAAGGCGGTGTTGGATTCAGCAACCGTCGAGCAATTCGGAATTCCGGAATTCGACTTTCGGAATCCTTCGTTGTCGTCTTCGTATCGGAGTTCGAAATTGACTAGGCCGAATCAAACTGTGTTGGATGCTCAAACCAGGGTTTGTACTGGTCCAACGCAAACCAAACCGCTTGATGAAGAACAAGCCTTCAAGGTGTTTGATACAATTCTTAGATcag CTAGGGGAGAAATTAAGGATGAGGAAGAAGTTTCCAAAGCACAAATGGGAGCATTTTTTGCAGCGATGACGATTCGTGCGAATGCCTTTCCAGAGGCAACACAATGGAGTGAAGGGGAAATGCGTGCAATGAAGACGTTCTGGCCACTTCTAGTTAGAGTGCTTCCACCTGACATAGTGTTTATAGCTGACCCTGAAGGATTGATGATGGGTTTGGGAAGTTCGATTGGACCGCAGTTTGTTGGCAATGGCACTAGCGAAATGAGATTGGTTGGTGCTCTTAGGGAGGTGTTGGCTGGTGGCCATCTAGGATTTGAGGAAGTCCAAGGTGTGTTGAAGGAAGTTCTTCCCTTCCAAGAAGAGGGTGAAAAGCCTCATGGAGCAAGTGAGGCTTTGCTTGCGGCATTTTTAATTGGTCAGCGCATGAATCGGGAAACTGATCGCGAGTTAAAAGCATATTGCCTCGCATTTGATGAGGAATTTG GCCCCCCTCCTATTGCCGATGTCAAATCGCTGACCCATTACGGTGAACCATATGATGGAAATACTCGCTTCTTCAGGAGTACATTATTTGTTGCTGCAGTTAGATCTTGCTATGGAGAGTCTTGCTTGCTTCATGGTGTAGATTGGATGCCACCTAAG GGAGGTATAACTGAAGAGCAGATGTTGAAGTTTATGGGGGCAAATATAAGCTTATCCCCATTCAACGCCAAGAAACTTCTTGAG gaTGAAGAAGTTGGTTTTGCTTATGTAAGTCAGCGTGAAGCTCGCCCGTCTCT ATACTCTTTAATTGGGATAAGGGAGCATATAAAGAAGCGCCCTCCACTTGCAACAACTGAAAAGGTTCAGCAATATGTAAAG GCAAGTGGTAAGGAAGCTATTGTTACTGGATTTTATCATGGAGGTTACGAAGAGTCATTGTTAATGCTCATGAAAAGAAGGGGTGTACATTCTGGTTTGGTAGTGAAG GGAGAGGAAGGAGCCCTCTCGATGACTACAAGATTGCGATCAAGCATGACAAAGGGAATTCCGGTGAATTACTGTTCAGGGTTTCGTTCACTTGATATTTCATCCACATCTGAACCTGGCG GAGTTACGCGTCAAGGATTTAGTCTTGAGGTCAATGCCAAGGATTATGGTTTCCAACCCACAGACACACCAAGAACTGATAGATCC GTCTCTAGGAACATTGAATTGGGTTTAGCAGCTCTAAGTGGAGAAAAAGGACCAGCATATGATCGGATTGTCTTGAATGCTGGAATGGTGGATCACTTACTTGGTGCTGAAGGTGCAGAAGATATATCCACAGCCCTGGATAGAGCTAGAGATGCCATTGACAGTGGTAATGCACTGAAACGGCTTTTAAACTATATCAAGCTCTCCCACAAAGTTAGTTGA